A genomic region of Serratia fonticola contains the following coding sequences:
- a CDS encoding capsule assembly Wzi family protein, whose translation MRAKLHALVAAGLFTCSFAGYASGLVTPDNDLRNDLAWLSDRGVINVSLSTWPLSQEEIAAVLAQAKPVTNTEKNMIDRVQRRVGDLKANIRVSGYASTDKPGTPQGFGQNQYADSSLTIGAGANGEFWDVRLQGSVEGDQRVSDGSKFNMNGSYGAIKVWNQWLSFGEVSQWWGPGYDGSLIRSDAARPVTGFMLQRADQSPFETPWLSWIGRWQYQISAGQLSQYSAVPNTKLIGGRFTMMPTDFLELGASRIMQWGGDGRPQSWSSFWDAFAGRDNDDSGQGNDPGNQLAGFDFKLKMQPLIGMPVSLYGQLVGEDEAGYLPSQNTYLLGLEGHPEWGPTVINWYIEGADTRANMNVKRYVYTHYVYTDGYYQQGYPLGHAMGGDGQMLSGRVELVLDDGQRWSTRLVYAKVNPLNQTINQAFPKSDTLKGIQLGWGYNFDSKVKFDTSLWYTDNNNSTADDVGAGISMEVPINL comes from the coding sequence CTCCTGATAATGATTTACGTAATGACCTCGCCTGGTTGTCAGACCGCGGAGTGATTAACGTCAGCCTGTCTACCTGGCCATTGAGCCAGGAAGAGATCGCTGCGGTGCTGGCCCAAGCCAAACCGGTGACCAACACAGAAAAAAATATGATTGACCGCGTACAACGCCGCGTGGGTGATTTGAAAGCCAATATCCGTGTCAGTGGTTATGCTTCTACCGATAAACCTGGTACACCACAAGGCTTTGGTCAAAATCAGTATGCCGATAGCAGCCTGACCATTGGAGCGGGCGCCAACGGTGAGTTCTGGGATGTACGCCTGCAAGGTTCAGTGGAAGGCGATCAGCGCGTCAGCGATGGCTCCAAGTTCAATATGAACGGTTCTTACGGCGCGATCAAAGTCTGGAACCAGTGGCTGTCATTTGGTGAGGTCTCCCAATGGTGGGGCCCGGGTTATGACGGCAGCCTGATCCGTTCAGATGCCGCGCGCCCGGTCACAGGCTTTATGCTGCAACGAGCCGATCAATCCCCCTTTGAAACACCTTGGCTATCCTGGATTGGCCGCTGGCAGTATCAGATCAGCGCCGGTCAGCTGTCACAGTATAGCGCGGTTCCGAATACCAAGCTGATCGGTGGCCGCTTCACCATGATGCCAACCGACTTCCTGGAGTTAGGGGCTTCACGCATAATGCAGTGGGGAGGCGATGGCCGCCCACAATCCTGGAGTTCATTCTGGGATGCCTTTGCGGGCCGTGATAATGACGATTCTGGCCAAGGTAACGATCCTGGCAACCAGCTAGCCGGGTTTGACTTTAAACTGAAAATGCAGCCGTTGATCGGCATGCCGGTCAGCCTGTACGGTCAGTTGGTAGGCGAAGATGAAGCGGGTTACCTGCCATCACAAAACACCTATCTGCTCGGTCTGGAAGGCCACCCGGAATGGGGCCCAACCGTGATTAACTGGTATATCGAAGGGGCTGATACTCGTGCCAATATGAACGTTAAACGTTATGTATACACACACTACGTATATACCGACGGTTACTATCAGCAGGGTTATCCTCTGGGGCACGCCATGGGCGGCGATGGTCAGATGCTGTCTGGCCGCGTAGAGCTGGTGCTGGACGACGGCCAGCGCTGGAGCACCCGTTTGGTTTACGCAAAAGTGAACCCGCTAAACCAGACCATCAACCAGGCTTTCCCGAAATCCGACACGCTGAAAGGCATCCAGTTGGGTTGGGGTTACAACTTTGATTCCAAAGTGAAATTCGATACCAGCCTGTGGTACACCGATAACAACAACAGCACTGCCGATGACGTGGGTGCCGGTATCAGTATGGAAGTCCCAATTAATCTGTGA